A single window of Lutzomyia longipalpis isolate SR_M1_2022 chromosome 1, ASM2433408v1 DNA harbors:
- the LOC129790669 gene encoding transient receptor potential protein — translation MKRISESREELVKSTSVEEKSNEDFINFCSRDAEIDVQDLQLTPAEKKFLLSAERGDTVTVQNIIEQYKNQPDEFNINCVDPLMRTALISAIENENIDLIKLLLSEGIEVKDALLHAISEEYVEGVETLLLWEEEHHKPGTPYSWEAVNQATSTFTADITPLILAAHKNNYEILKLLLDRGATLPVPHDVRCGCDECVISSEKDSLRHSQSRINAYKALSSSSLIALSSRDPILTTFELSWELRRLSRMETEFRMEYNNMRKNCQEFSTSLLDHTRTSHELEIMLNFNGALGNENWEPGERQTLERLKLAIKYKEKQFVAHPNVQQLLAAIWYEGLPGFRRKGMVGQLMQVMKLGAMFPVYSVIYMLAPNSQMGKFMKKPFVKFICHSSSYAFFLLLLGLASQRVEYLILELIGTPWLLSLLNEWKKHERGAMPGFIECFVILYVISLIYGEMKALWEGGLVDYVQDLWNIVDFISNVFYVMWISLRFSSWYTVQKDAKAGLNPWYPREQWDPFDPMLISEGAFAAGMIFSFLKLVHIFSINPHLGPLQVSLGRMIIDIIKFFFIYTLVLFAFGCGLNQLMWYYADLEKNKCYHLSAEIPDFDNHEKACSIWRRFANLFETSQSLFWASFGLVDLMAFELQGIKSFTRFWALLMFGSYSVINIIVLLNMLIAMMSNSYQIISERADVEWKFARTQLWMSYFEDGSTLPPPFNLIPSLKIVFRFFGLMKKPRTTRSIIKKSREKVQKRHDNVMRLLVRRYVTAEQRKRDDFGITEDDVMEIRQDINSFRYELIDILHKNGMKTPRIDPKDSAIAGKKGRVLERRILKDFQIGFVEGLLSECLNSSQGPKDVFTQIAKAIGGKGEKRSSGKDWNAVVSSGAAARDPIGNAQNFQMRRSKSSFRRHIMENADKGMSMDTEKILEINPKLSDVTPKTRVAYVKFMSKAMQKDGEGKSKELEKISELSQVTEKLHSEENLDKNKGNEEENEQSSSKKENDSGNSSNQQSQRKIRIKPILKNPIEKPPECNPSAKEEENTPKSDSSAVTGNETEFSTLDVKGLQENSSSTPKAKPSTSKGKSFFAGQSASGWI, via the exons ATGAAGCGAATATCGGAGTCAAGGGAAGAACTCGTTAAATCCACATCAGTTGAGGAGAAATCTAATGaggattttatcaatttctgcAGTCGTGATGCAGAAATTGATGTTCAAGATTTACAATTAACACCAgcagagaagaaatttcttctaagTGCTGAAAGGGGAGACACGGTTACTGTGCAGAATATTATTGAACAATACAAAAATCAACCTGATGAGTTCAATATCAACTGCGTGGATCCTCTTATGCGAACAGCCCTCATATCAgccattgaaaatgaaaatattgatcTTATAAAATTGCTTCTAAGTGAGGGTATTGAAGTAAAG gaTGCTCTCCTTCATGCTATATCAGAGGAATATGTCGAAGGAGTGGAAACTTTACTTCTGTGGGAGGAGGAACATCACAAACCTGGCACGCCCTAT AGCTGGGAGGCAGTGAATCAAGCTACGAGCACTTTTACAGCAGACATCACACCTCTTATTCTGGCTGCCCACAAGAACAACTATGAAATTCTCAAACTACTTCTTGATAGGGGGGCAACACTGCCCGTCCCACATGATGTTAg GTGTGGCTGTGATGAGTGCGTGATTTCCAGCGAGAAAGATTCTCTCAGGCATTCGCAGTCAAGGATAAATGCATACAAGGCCTTGTCTTCCAGTTCTCTTATAGCGTTGAGTTCTCGAGATCCTATTTTGACTACATTTGAATTGTCATGGGAACTGAGACGCCTAAGTCGAATGGAGACGGAATTCCGCATGGAATACAAT aatatgagaaaaaattgccaGGAGTTCTCGACAAGTCTATTGGATCACACTAGAACTTCGCATGAATTGGAAATTATGCTCAATTTCAATGGGGCATTGGGTAATGAGAATTGGGAGCCTGGGGAAAGACAAACACTGGAACGTCTTAAATTAGCAATCAAGTACAAAGAAAAGCAG TTTGTCGCTCATCCCAATGTCCAGCAACTTCTAGCGGCTATTTGGTATGAAGGACTCCCTGGCTTTCGACGCAAGGGGATGGTGGGGCAGTTAATGCAAGTTATGAAACTAGGAGCAATGTTTCCCGTTTACAGCGTAATCTATATGCTCGCCCCAAATTCGCAAATGGGCAAATTTATGAAGAAACCTTTTGTGAAGTTCATATGCCATTCATCGAGTTACGCTTTCTTCCTCC TTCTTCTGGGATTAGCTTCGCAGCGGGtggaatatttaattctcGAACTTATCGGCACTCCATGGCTTCTTTCGCTTCTCAATGAATGGAAGAAACACGAACGTGGAGCAATGCCAGGTTTTATCGAATGCTTCGTCATTCTCTACGTCATCAGTCTCATCTACGGAGAAATGAAAGCTCTATGGGAAGGTGGTTTGGTTGATTACGTTCAAGACTTGTGGAATATCGTGGATTTCATTTCGAATGTCTTCTACGTCATGTGGATTAGTTTGAGATTTTCATCTTGGTACACAGTACAg aaagacGCAAAAGCTGGACTCAATCCGTGGTATCCACGAGAGCAATGGGACCCTTTTGACCCGATGCTTATATCTGAAGGGGCTTTTGCAGCAGGGATGATTTTCTCCTTTCTCAAATTAGttcacattttctcaattaatccTCATTTGGGTCCCCTACAAGTGTCACTCGGAAGAATGATTATCGAcatcattaaattcttctttatctACACACTTGTGCTCTTTGCCTTCGGATGTG gtttaaatcaattaatgtGGTACTATGCTGATttggaaaagaataaatgttACCACCTTTCGGCGGAAATTCCTGATTTTGATAATCATGAGAAAGCTTGTTCTATCTGGAGAAGATTTGCAAA TTTATTTGAAACATCTCAATCTCTCTTTTGGGCATCATTTGGATTGGTTGATTTAATGGCATTTGAGCTACAGGGAATTAAGAGCTTTACACGATTTTGGGCACTTCTTATGTTCGGTTCCTACAGTGTCATCAATATCATAGTCCTGCTGAATATGCTAATTGCAATGATGAGCAATTCCTATCAGATTATTTCT GAACGAGCTGATGTTGAATGGAAATTTGCACGTACTCAGCTATGGATGAGCTATTTTGAGGATGGATCAACATTGCCACCTCCATTCAATTTAATCCCTTCACTCAAAATCGTGTTCCGATTCTTTGGATTAATGAAGAAACCACGAACCACAAGGAGCATAATT AAAAAATCTCGAGAGAAGGTACAAAAGCGTCATGATAACGTTATGCGTTTACTTGTCCGTCGGTATGTGACGGCAGAACAGAGGAAACGTGATGATTTTGGTATTACCGAAGATGATGTTATGGAAATAAGACAGGATATCAACAGCTTCCGCTATGAATTAATTGATATCTTGCATAAGAATGGAATGAAAACTCCAAGAATTGACCCAAAGGATTCTGCAA TTGCTGGGAAAAAAGGACGTGTCTTAGAAAGGAggattttaaaagatttccaAATCGGATTTGTCGAAGGGCTATTAAGTGAATGCCTCAACTCGAGTCAAGGACCAAAGGATGTCTTCACTCAGATTGCCAAAGCAATCGGAGGAAAGGGGGAGAAGAGATC aagtGGAAAAGATTGGAACGCTGTGGTGTCCAGTGGTGCTGCTGCAAGAGATCCAATTGGAAATGCTCAGAATTTCCAAATGAGACGAAGTAAGAGCAGCTTCAGGCGGCATATTATGGAAAATGCTGACAAAGGCATGTCTATGGACACTGAAAAAATTCTcg aaattaatcCCAAATTATCGGACGTTACGCCAAAAACTCGTGTTgcttatgtaaaatttatgtcgAAGGCAATGCAGAAAGATGGAGAGGGTAAATCTAaggaattagaaaaaatttcgGAGCTCTCACAAGTTACAGAAAAATTACattctgaagaaaatttagacAAAAATAAGGGAAATGAGGAG GAAAATGAACAATCCtcatcaaaaaaagaaaatgattcgGGAAATTCAAGTAATCAACAGAGCCAGAGAAAAATTCGTATCAAGCCCATTCTTAAAAATCCAATTGAAAAACCACCAGAGTG